The genomic window CTCGACCTCCCACTCGACGTTCATCGTCTCGGGGTTGATCGCGGCGATGGTCGAGGTGTACGCCTCGGGGTCGTCGAGGTCGCGCCCGTCGTTCTGCATCGGGACGCGGAACTCGCCGACGCCGAAGACGTACTTCGTGTCCGGCAGGAGACAGCAGGCGCCGTGGGTGCCCTGCTGGTTGGGGATGTCCACGATGGCGTCCGTCTCGAAGTACTCCAGGTCGATCCGGGCCATCCGGCCGTTGGCCTTGTCGTTGACGAACGCCCACCGGCCGTCGTAGTCGTTGTCCGTCTGGGAGACGCGCGGGTGGTGCGTGTCGCCCCAGCTGTAGCCGCCGCCCTCCTCCTCGAGCATCTCGCTGGTTCGGTCGTCGTAGCCGTACCCGCTGGCCGGCTCGGGGGTGAACACCGGGATGCGCAGCAGTTCGCGCATCGACGGGACGCCCATCACGCGGATCTCGCCGCTGTGGCCGCCGCTGAGGAACGCGTAGTAGTCGTCGAGTTCGCCCGGCGCGACCTTGTGGTTCTTCGCCCCGCCCGAGGCCGTCTCCTGATCAGCGCTGCCACCGCCGCTGAGCGCGTCGAGACAGCCCGCCGACGCGGTCGCCGCGCCGACCGCCGCCCCGGCCTTCATGAAGTCGCGCCTGTCGACCGACAGGCCCGGGAGCGACAGCGACACGTCGTCGTCGGCGTCGTCGTGCTCCTCGCGGACCGCCGACAGTTCCCGCTCGTGTCCCTCGATCGTATCGTCGGTGTCGTCCGTGTGTTCGGTCATGGGTGGATGCGCGCTGATCCGACCGCCGGATCAGTTCACACGTGCAGGTAGGACGATTCACCATAAACGGCCAGCGAGGATTCTCAGGGTCCGGTTAGCGTTCTCAGGTGGCCGGAATCGGGCCGAATTTGTTCGGGAGAGTGGTTGAGGCCGGTCGTCTCAATGCATATACCTCAAGCCCTCTTTTGCTCAGTAGTTCAGAGTTGGTTGATCGGCTTGTTGATGATCTCGAAGACTTCGTTTGCCCGGTAGAACCGATTCCGGTCTTTCCCGGTGAGTTCTTCGAGTATTCCGTCATCTTCGAGCTGTCCGATCAGTCGGTTGGCCGTGCTGTATTCGACATCCAACCAGTCGGCCGCTGTGTTCACGTCCAGGTACGGGTCTTCGAAGAGCCGCATGACCAGTTCGAGAATGTTCTCGGACCGCTCGTTCTGGTAGCGCTGTTGATAGTCCTCTCGGAGGTCGACCAGCAGGTTTGCCCGCTGATGGGCCTCGTCTGCTTGCGACTGCACGCCACGCAGGAAAAACAGGAGCCACTCTTCCCATTCACCGTGCTGACTGACAGCCAAGAGATGATCGACGTATTCTGAGCGCCGTGCGTTGAAATATGAACTCAGGTAGAGATACGGCTCGGGCAAGAGACCATCACGTTGCAGGAGGAGACTAATCAACAGCCGCCCGAGTCGTCCGTTGCCATCTAGAAAGGGGTGAATCGTCTCGAACTGGTAGTGGATCAGCCCAATTCGGAGGAGTGGATGCAGATTCGTCTCTTGGTTCGCATATTCGAGCAAGTCTTCGAGAAGGTCGGGGATCTTGTTCGGTGGCGGCGGTACGTACCTGGCGTCTTGAATGTACGGCGTACTGCCGATGAAGTTCTGGGTTGTGCGGAGTTCTCCTGGGTCTGCTTCATCCCCACGGACACCCGAAAGCAACCGGTCGTGCATTTCACACAGCAATTCGACGGTAATTGGATCGCCAGCTGTGATTGCATCTAATCCGTGTGTCAGCGCGTGCAGATAGTTCACGACTTCCTGGGTACCCTGCTGCCTGTCTTCGTCGATGAGAGCTTCTTGTCCGGCCTCATAGGCGTAGATATCTGAGAGAGTGGCATGTGTCCCTTCGATCTGCGAGGATTCCAGCGCTTCTTTTCGGATGAATGGCTCGATGAGGATTTCTCGAGAGCCAACACGTGGACCGATGCCGTGGAGGCGTCCGAGTGCCTGAGTCGCCTCCGCTAGCGGCGTAATGAGTTGTTCAGTATTGATCGAGGGTGGAAGCGGGTCAGGTCGGAACGCCGAATACGTCCCCTTCGATGTCGTCGTAGGAACGATCTCACCGGGAGCGGCCTCGTCGAAGTCTTCTCGCTCCATTAGTGGTATCTCCACGAATACGCCCGCCACTATTGTTATTTTTGCTTCTAAATCAAAATAGCGAGGTGGCAGATTGCACCGTCACAACTACGCAGAATCTCTGGGGGCAGGTTGGAGACACATATTTTTCTTCTCGTATTTTGCGAGTGGAACACCTGCTCAGTGTGTCTGCGAACATAGCAGGAGAATCCTTTTCACGATCCGAGAGAGATTATTACGAAATGCATTCTGACGATTCAAATACGGGGAGACTGGGCTTTTCGCCCCGCAATATGATTTTAGCTGTTAGCTTCCTGTTGATTGTCAGGCTCGGGGCCGGATTGGCGCGGGGAATCGTGGAAGGGGATTATCTGACAGGATCCTTAGGATTGATACTCGCTCTTGGGCCGATAGTCTGGCTACTGCTTCTGCTAAGAGACGAATATTTCTGAACCCTGTCGTATTTGGACCTTCTCCCGGGAATTGTACTGTTAATAGCTACACAATTTCGTCCGGAATTCCTCCGCCGACCGATTCATAGTCTTCCTGTATTGACCGGCAGAAAACCTTTCCCAAGCAGTCGAAAAACGATAGAGAGATGGGTATTGACGTTTCTCGCCGCAGGTTCCTCCGGGCCAGTGTCGGTACACTCCCCGCGATCCTCGCTGGATGTGGCAATCCCTCCGCCGACTCTCCGACGTCACCCACAGCTGATGGTCGATCGGGGACCAGAGAACGGACCGAAACGGAAACAGTCTCCACTGGGGAGACGGCGTCAGGGCCACAGACTGCAACACCAGCGGGCAATCCGTTCGACGAGTCGTCATCGACTACGTGTGTCGTTTCAGACCCCCCACAGCCGACGTCAGTCGCTGAATTACAGCCGAAGGACTATCCAGTGTATCCGGAGTTGCTCAGAGCAACCTCGGCAGAGCGATACGCTGTCAAATACGAGGAAGCGTACCAGTATAATTCTCATCTCACTACTGAGGGTACTCAAGACACCAGACAGCTCTCTGTCGACGCAGATGCCAGTGACTCTCTTACCGAAGCGATAGGTGACGGCTTCCTCGTGGGTATCGACGGTGAACTCTCCGTGATGCAGGGCGAGATGATCGAAGACAACCCCGTCGTCGGCGTCTACTATCTTACACCCCACGTCGGACTCCGTGGTGATATCCCTGAGCCGACCCTCTATGACGTTGAACAGCTCAGATCAGTCACTGTCAAAAACAGACAGACGATCTATTGCGACGAGACAGCCGACAACCAGTGAGTCTCTGATAGGGATGCAGGCGGGTAACGATACTCGGTTACGAGTGTGACCAGCATCTCCTATCAAGAGGGATAATCCATCACACTGCTCACTGTGTCTTCTGACTTCTCTGACCATTACCCGTCCGTCCCGGGAGCGTCGTCGGCCGTACGTTCGCGGACGACCATCGAGACGTCCTCACTGGGCCGTGAGGTGACCGTCGGGATCACCTCCAGGTTCCTGTCGGAGGCCAGTTCGAGGTGGTAGTCCTGGTAGATCGTCGCGAGCAGGAGCCGGGCTTCGAGCATCGCGAACCGGTCGCCGATACACCGGCGCGGGCCCGCGCTGAACGGGAAGTACGCGAGTCTGGGGAGCGACTCTTCGAGCGCCGGCGTCCAGCGCTCGGGTTCGAAAGCGAGCGGGTCGTCGTACCACCGGGAGTCGCGGTGGACGACCCACTGGTTCATGAACACGCGCGCGCCGGCGGGGATCGGGTAGCCGCCGATCTCGTCCGGCCCGGTGGCCTCGCGGACGATGCCCGGCACCGGCGGAAAGAGTCGCATCGACTCCTTGACGATCTGCTCGGTGTAGGTGAGATCGGGGAGGTCGGCCATCGTCGGGCGCCGACCGTCGAGCACCGAGTCGAGTTCGGCGACGAACTTCGATTCGACTTCGGGGTGCTGGGCGAGGAGGTAGGTAGTGTACGTCAGCGAGACCGCAGTGGTCTCGTGGCCCGCCAGGATGATCGTGATCGCCTCGTCTCTGATCTGCTCGTCCGACAGGGGAACCCCCTCGTCGTCGCGCGCGGCGAGCAGCATCGAGACGACGTCGTTCTCGCCGGGTTCGGCGCGCTTTCGCCGGATGATGTCGTCGACCACGTCTTCGAGGGTTTCGCGGGCGCGGTCCATCCGCCGCCGGGACGGCAGGGGCACGTCGTCCGGCAGCACGACGTTCGGAAGACTGGTCGTCGCCGGGAGGAAGCTGTCGAGCGCAGCCCCGATGTCGTCGACGTACTGATCGATGTCGACCCC from Halomicrobium salinisoli includes these protein-coding regions:
- a CDS encoding cytochrome P450, with amino-acid sequence MSEDLPASELPPGPSGLPVVGATPRSILDGLEFRERMADEYGDVVHWDGLDGHNYQLNHPDHVEHVLVHNNGNYVKGDRFQRVLGPLLGNGILNSEGEEWRRNRHLVQPAFHPDRIEVYAEMMTALTEDMLDDWTDGERRSIHDDAMELTLRIVSRALFGVDIDQYVDDIGAALDSFLPATTSLPNVVLPDDVPLPSRRRMDRARETLEDVVDDIIRRKRAEPGENDVVSMLLAARDDEGVPLSDEQIRDEAITIILAGHETTAVSLTYTTYLLAQHPEVESKFVAELDSVLDGRRPTMADLPDLTYTEQIVKESMRLFPPVPGIVREATGPDEIGGYPIPAGARVFMNQWVVHRDSRWYDDPLAFEPERWTPALEESLPRLAYFPFSAGPRRCIGDRFAMLEARLLLATIYQDYHLELASDRNLEVIPTVTSRPSEDVSMVVRERTADDAPGTDG
- a CDS encoding Fic family protein is translated as MEREDFDEAAPGEIVPTTTSKGTYSAFRPDPLPPSINTEQLITPLAEATQALGRLHGIGPRVGSREILIEPFIRKEALESSQIEGTHATLSDIYAYEAGQEALIDEDRQQGTQEVVNYLHALTHGLDAITAGDPITVELLCEMHDRLLSGVRGDEADPGELRTTQNFIGSTPYIQDARYVPPPPNKIPDLLEDLLEYANQETNLHPLLRIGLIHYQFETIHPFLDGNGRLGRLLISLLLQRDGLLPEPYLYLSSYFNARRSEYVDHLLAVSQHGEWEEWLLFFLRGVQSQADEAHQRANLLVDLREDYQQRYQNERSENILELVMRLFEDPYLDVNTAADWLDVEYSTANRLIGQLEDDGILEELTGKDRNRFYRANEVFEIINKPINQL